The following are encoded together in the Novipirellula artificiosorum genome:
- a CDS encoding ABC transporter ATP-binding protein, with translation MSDSEVVVETFNLTKHYGDFVALDSLSLQVGKGQILGFIGPNGSGKTTTIRILVGLLKPTSGYARIAGADCLQDAGKIRRMVGYMPDDFAAYNNMRVNEYLDFFGAAYGIGRKPRLQRIDEVLEITSATHMKDLFVDALSRGMQQKVAIARTLMHDPQVMILDEPANGLDPQARIEMRGMLMRLAELGKTLIVTSHILPELARVCDLVAMITKGRLRAFGTLDDIMRNVKQRRTFELLVLEHDQVEMAANRVRDWLATHPVDEAVEASDVTGSTAEMIVRFTTRLSDPQLAPLLTHLVGQGQSVAQFREVMTDLEDAFLCVAGADDAADDVASASRTAAVAGESRGDNS, from the coding sequence TTGAGTGATTCAGAAGTGGTCGTTGAAACCTTCAACTTGACCAAGCATTACGGAGACTTTGTCGCGCTCGATTCGTTGTCGCTGCAGGTCGGCAAGGGCCAAATCCTTGGGTTCATTGGCCCCAACGGGTCAGGCAAAACGACGACCATTCGGATTCTGGTTGGGTTGCTGAAACCGACGAGTGGGTACGCACGAATTGCGGGAGCCGATTGTTTGCAGGATGCAGGCAAGATTCGTCGCATGGTGGGCTACATGCCCGACGATTTCGCTGCCTACAACAACATGCGGGTCAATGAATACCTTGATTTTTTCGGCGCCGCTTACGGGATCGGGCGCAAACCACGTCTTCAGCGGATCGACGAGGTGCTGGAAATAACGTCAGCGACCCATATGAAGGACTTGTTTGTCGACGCCCTGAGTCGGGGAATGCAGCAAAAAGTCGCAATCGCTCGAACGTTGATGCACGACCCGCAAGTCATGATCTTGGACGAACCTGCAAATGGTCTCGATCCGCAAGCTCGCATCGAGATGCGAGGCATGTTGATGCGACTTGCTGAGCTCGGAAAAACGCTCATCGTGACCAGCCATATCTTACCGGAATTAGCACGCGTCTGCGATTTGGTTGCGATGATCACCAAAGGCCGACTTCGCGCCTTTGGGACACTTGACGACATCATGCGGAACGTAAAACAGCGAAGGACGTTTGAGTTGTTAGTGCTGGAGCACGATCAGGTCGAGATGGCAGCAAATCGGGTGCGGGATTGGCTTGCCACACATCCTGTGGATGAGGCCGTTGAAGCCAGTGATGTGACGGGATCCACAGCAGAGATGATTGTTCGCTTTACGACCCGTTTGTCGGATCCTCAACTTGCCCCTTTGTTGACACACTTGGTGGGCCAAGGGCAGAGTGTTGCTCAGTTCCGCGAGGTGATGACCGATCTTGAAGACGCTTTTCTCTGCGTTGCTGGCGCGGACGACGCTGCCGATGACGTTGCGTCTGCATCCCGAACCGCAGCGGTGGCTGGTGAATCCCGGGGGGACAACAGCTGA
- a CDS encoding ABC transporter permease subunit — protein MNPLIRREFFGILRAPKALVMLLALTFAFSVGVLMRWPSDASVDLSGEQSMQVFRIFGYGLLAGVVFLVPAFPATSVVNEKKSGTLALLLNSPMTAWGIYFGKLSGVLLFSLLVLLSSLPGSAACFAMGGISAWDQLGMLYLILFVLVVQYATVGMLVSSFVQSSDAAVRITYAVVLGLLFLTLLPAAFLRGTGNGGGFALSIAAVMRYFSPLPAVMEIMRHSDVAAGGLKETSTAGGFVWVTLSSSVVLALITLSRLNYRIFDQSREQGVMTNERGAMARAARRIFYVVDPQRRKSGIPWYLNPVMVKEFRSRRFGRSQWLLRLVAACAVVSLVLTVLAATSVTSWGVEKIGGLLVLLQVVLIVVLTPSLASGLISSERDNNGWDLLRMTPLSSVQILRGKLLSVVWTLALVLMATLPGYLMMVMILPSTWLQVYLVLICLVWTAIYVLALSSSVGSLFRSTAVSTTVSYVVVIAVFLTPLLVWLGRDTPFGHDTVRSALLATPVAAALSVIAVPGFETFDLLPAAWWIAGLASAFFFLLMAAQVWRLTRTV, from the coding sequence ATGAACCCTTTGATCAGGCGAGAGTTTTTTGGGATTTTGAGAGCGCCCAAGGCATTGGTGATGCTGTTGGCGTTGACATTTGCGTTTTCGGTAGGAGTGCTGATGCGTTGGCCGTCCGATGCATCCGTCGATTTGAGCGGTGAACAATCGATGCAGGTGTTTCGGATTTTCGGTTACGGGCTACTGGCAGGTGTTGTTTTTTTGGTGCCTGCGTTTCCCGCGACTTCCGTGGTCAATGAAAAGAAGAGTGGTACCTTGGCGTTGTTGTTGAATTCGCCCATGACCGCTTGGGGGATCTACTTTGGTAAGCTTTCGGGGGTGTTGCTTTTTAGTCTGTTGGTGCTGCTGAGCAGTTTGCCGGGATCGGCAGCTTGTTTTGCGATGGGAGGGATCTCGGCTTGGGATCAGCTTGGCATGCTTTACCTGATCTTGTTCGTCCTTGTCGTGCAGTATGCCACGGTTGGGATGTTGGTCAGCAGTTTTGTTCAATCGAGTGATGCGGCCGTACGAATCACCTATGCGGTTGTGTTGGGGTTGCTTTTTCTGACCCTCCTGCCGGCTGCGTTTTTGCGTGGCACAGGAAACGGGGGCGGCTTTGCCTTGTCGATCGCAGCGGTGATGCGATATTTCTCACCGCTGCCTGCCGTGATGGAGATCATGCGTCACAGCGACGTTGCGGCAGGGGGACTCAAAGAAACCTCAACGGCTGGAGGCTTTGTTTGGGTCACACTGAGCAGCAGCGTGGTGTTGGCCTTGATCACGCTGTCACGATTGAACTATCGGATATTTGACCAGTCGCGTGAACAGGGGGTGATGACCAACGAGCGGGGAGCGATGGCGCGCGCCGCTCGACGAATCTTCTATGTCGTCGATCCACAACGGCGAAAGTCGGGGATCCCCTGGTATTTGAATCCGGTGATGGTGAAAGAGTTTCGCTCGAGACGTTTTGGCCGCTCTCAGTGGTTGTTGCGTTTGGTTGCCGCGTGTGCGGTCGTTTCCTTGGTGCTGACCGTTTTAGCAGCCACCAGTGTCACGTCTTGGGGCGTTGAAAAGATCGGCGGATTGTTGGTGTTGTTGCAGGTGGTCTTGATCGTTGTCCTAACACCAAGCTTGGCATCAGGATTGATCAGCAGCGAACGCGACAACAACGGTTGGGACTTGCTGCGGATGACGCCTTTGTCCTCGGTGCAGATTTTGCGCGGAAAGCTGCTAAGCGTGGTTTGGACTCTGGCATTGGTGTTGATGGCAACGCTGCCGGGTTATCTGATGATGGTGATGATACTGCCTTCAACCTGGCTACAGGTCTATTTGGTTCTGATTTGTTTGGTTTGGACAGCGATCTATGTTTTGGCACTCAGTTCCTCGGTCGGTAGTTTGTTTCGATCGACGGCGGTATCCACCACCGTATCATATGTGGTTGTAATTGCCGTCTTCTTGACGCCCCTGCTGGTTTGGCTCGGCCGTGACACACCGTTCGGCCACGATACGGTTCGATCGGCGCTACTGGCCACGCCCGTGGCTGCAGCGCTCAGTGTGATTGCAGTACCCGGTTTTGAAACGTTCGACCTGCTTCCTGCGGCGTGGTGGATTGCCGGTTTGGCATCTGCATTCTTTTTTCTACTGATGGCAGCTCAGGTGTGGCGATTAACGAGGACAGTTTGA
- a CDS encoding HEAT repeat domain-containing protein, whose product MEAIRERLVYLVMGLVIFAVNTAHAEGFPEQYDLAMDRRPTIPESQIAYAFPDGLKDLWTRGLDQPDAELQRMLIDTLAIAHQQGLSGMTDATPKLLALLQTPGQEMDVLVAAAQTLVILDAKDHAATLANSAMQYGPSLSQIVEPAIAAWKSPVMLATWIERIESGKADQRMLALAIDGLGKLQATEATNSLERLLFSVYEPTSVRMSAARALGRIHHSGMVEVADRLIQLNSTSDDDQRLPELNPLLAIEVLANHDDVETVTLMNLLASHPSTPVQSRALGRLYEIDPELVDPHIDRVISSRDVNVRRWCALSMIDQQAIDRIKTLAPLMQDINPGLRRDVALGLIRLAALPNLTDEVIERTRDVMNQHQWQGCEQACFVMAKLDYKPSGSRMVELLGHPRGEVRVASAWGLTQLRLSEWLPDMLEHAQRVYDGFRSGEFNDDMRGYSLQQAHLFIAFGDQMYRPADALMRNYLPKRKTLGHLSRPAAAWALGLLYEDDPQEDLITILEERLNDVDSMDPESLRMRSKCAITLGRMNAESALESLRSNANSCGGCYWAIERITGEPAPDPGTFTTEIDGWVLEPLTMP is encoded by the coding sequence ATGGAGGCGATACGAGAACGCTTGGTCTATCTGGTGATGGGGCTCGTCATTTTTGCGGTGAACACCGCGCATGCGGAGGGGTTTCCAGAGCAATATGATTTGGCGATGGATCGGCGACCGACCATTCCCGAGAGCCAAATCGCCTATGCTTTTCCAGATGGCTTGAAGGATCTATGGACGCGTGGGCTCGATCAGCCCGATGCAGAGCTTCAGCGAATGCTGATCGACACGTTAGCCATCGCTCACCAACAGGGCTTGTCGGGGATGACCGATGCGACCCCAAAGTTGTTGGCCCTGTTGCAAACACCGGGTCAGGAAATGGATGTATTGGTCGCAGCGGCACAAACCTTGGTGATCCTCGACGCGAAAGACCACGCAGCGACATTAGCGAACTCAGCGATGCAATATGGGCCGTCGCTGTCGCAGATTGTTGAACCTGCGATCGCCGCTTGGAAGTCTCCGGTCATGCTGGCAACGTGGATTGAGCGGATCGAAAGTGGCAAAGCGGACCAGAGAATGTTGGCCCTGGCGATCGATGGACTGGGCAAGTTGCAAGCGACGGAGGCAACGAACTCTCTCGAGCGATTGTTGTTTTCTGTATACGAACCCACCTCGGTTCGAATGTCCGCCGCGCGTGCATTGGGGCGAATTCATCATTCGGGTATGGTCGAGGTCGCTGATCGATTAATCCAATTGAATTCGACGTCTGATGACGATCAACGCCTACCCGAGCTGAATCCGTTGCTTGCGATTGAGGTGTTGGCCAATCACGATGACGTCGAAACGGTGACGCTGATGAACTTGTTGGCCAGCCATCCGAGCACTCCGGTGCAATCAAGGGCACTGGGTCGGCTTTACGAGATTGACCCAGAATTGGTTGATCCCCACATTGACCGCGTGATTTCCAGCCGAGATGTGAATGTTCGTCGGTGGTGTGCGTTGTCCATGATCGACCAACAAGCCATTGATCGCATCAAGACGCTTGCGCCGCTGATGCAGGACATCAATCCTGGACTTCGCCGCGACGTGGCACTCGGTTTGATTCGGTTGGCAGCTTTGCCCAACTTGACTGACGAGGTGATCGAACGGACCCGTGACGTCATGAATCAACATCAATGGCAGGGATGTGAGCAGGCCTGTTTTGTGATGGCGAAACTTGATTACAAACCGAGCGGAAGTCGGATGGTTGAACTGCTTGGCCACCCCCGCGGTGAGGTTCGAGTTGCTTCGGCTTGGGGCTTAACGCAATTGCGTCTCAGCGAGTGGTTGCCGGATATGCTTGAACATGCGCAGCGGGTTTACGATGGGTTCAGATCGGGTGAATTCAACGATGACATGCGGGGGTATTCGCTACAGCAAGCCCATCTGTTCATTGCGTTTGGCGACCAAATGTATCGTCCTGCGGATGCGTTGATGCGGAACTATCTACCAAAACGCAAGACGCTTGGGCACTTGTCGCGTCCCGCCGCAGCGTGGGCGTTGGGGCTACTTTACGAAGATGATCCTCAAGAAGACTTGATCACGATCCTTGAAGAACGACTGAACGATGTCGATAGCATGGATCCGGAATCGCTCCGTATGCGGTCCAAGTGCGCGATCACTTTGGGGCGAATGAATGCAGAATCCGCGTTGGAATCCTTGCGTTCGAATGCGAACTCGTGCGGTGGATGCTATTGGGCGATCGAGCGGATTACCGGAGAGCCCGCACCCGATCCGGGGACATTCACCACCGAAATCGACGGATGGGTCTTGGAACCGTTAACGATGCCTTGA